The following coding sequences lie in one Kryptolebias marmoratus isolate JLee-2015 linkage group LG5, ASM164957v2, whole genome shotgun sequence genomic window:
- the cct3 gene encoding T-complex protein 1 subunit gamma — MIGQQVLVLNQNMKRESGRKVQTGNINAAKTIADVIRTCLGPRAMMKMLLDPTGGIVMTNDGNAILREIQVQHPAAKSMIEISRTQDEEVGDGTTSVIILAGEMLAVAEQFLEQQMHPTVIISAYRQALEDMLETLKEISIPVDTSDRSIMLKIVHSAINTKAISRWSELACSIALDAVRTVELEENGRKEIDIKKYAKVEKVPGGIIEDSCVLKGVMVNKDVTHPRMRRMIENPRIILLDCSLEYKKGESQTDIEITKEEDFARILQMEEEYIQHICEDIIRLKPDLVFTEKGISDLAQHYLVKANITAIRRVRKSDNNRIARACGARIVSRTDELREEDIGVKAGLFEVKKIGDEYFTFVTKCKDPKACTILLRGASKEILAEVERNLQDAMQVCRNVLLDPFLLPGGGAVEMAVSKRLMERSRSLTGIEQWPYRAVAQALEVIPRTLIQNCGASTIRVLTSLRAKHTQDNSVSWGVDGETGSLSDMSTLGIWEPLAVKSQTYKTAVETAILLLRIDDIVSGHKKKNKDENMGGQGAE, encoded by the exons ATGATCGGCCAGCAGGTTTTAGTGCTCA ACCAGAATATGAAAAGAGAGTCTGGACGTAAAGTTCAGACTGGAAACATAAATGCTGCAAAG ACCATTGCAGATGTGATCAGGACCTGCCTCGGCCCACGGGCCATGATGAAG ATGTTGCTCGACCCCACAGGAGGAATTGTGATGACGAATGATGGAAATGCCATCCTCAGAGAG attCAGGTGCAGCATCCTGCAGCCAAGTCGATGATCGAAATCAGCCGCACACAGGATGAAGAGGTGGGAGACGGGACCACTTCAGTTATCATACTGG CTGGAGAgatgttggctgtggcagaacAGTTTCTGGAGCAGCAGATGCATCCAACAGTGATCATCAGCGCCTACAGACAAGCTCTGGAGGACATGTTGGAAACTCTGAAGGAGATCAG CATCCCCGTGGACACCTCAGACCGCTCCATAATGCTGAAGATCGTTCACTCTGCCATCAACACCAAAGCTATAAGCCGCTGGTCAGAACTGGCCTGCAGCATCGCACTGGACGCCGTTCGTACTGTGGAACTGGAGGAAAATGGACGCAAAGAGATTGACATCAAGAAGTACGCCAAGGTGGAGAAG GTTCCAGGTGGGATCATTGAGGACTCGTGTGTTCTGAAAGGAGTGATGGTGAACAAAGATGTGACTCACCCCAGGATGAGACGGATGATTGAAAACCCTCGTATCATCCTGCTGGACTGCTCTCTGGAGTACAAGAAGGGAGAGAGTCAG ACTGACATAGAGATCACTAAGGAGGAAGACTTTGCCAGGATTCTGCAGATGGAGGAAGAATACATCCAGCACATCTGTGAGGATATTATCCGCCTCAAACCGGACCTGGTCTTCACTGAGAAAGGCATTTCAG ATCTGGCCCAGCACTACCTGGTGAAGGCAAACATCACCGCCATTCGCCGTGTAAGGAAGAGTGACAACAACCGCATCGCCAG GGCATGTGGGGCTCGCATTGTGAGTCGGACAGACGAGCTGCGTGAGGAAGACATTGGTGTGAAGGCAGGCCTGTTTGAAGTGAAGAAGATTGGAGACGAGTATTTCACCTTTGTCACAAAGTGTAAAGATCCAAAAGCCTGCACTATTCTGCTGAGAGGTGCCAGCAAGGAAATCCTGGCG gaggtggagaggaaCCTGCAGGATGCCATGCAGGTGTGTCGTAACGTCCTGCTGGATCCATTCCTGCTCCCAGGCGGTGGCGCTGTGGAGATGGCTGTGTCAAAGCGGCTGATGGAGCGTTCCCGCTCTCTGACTGGTATCGAGCAGTGGCCGTACCGCGCTGTGGCTCAGGCTCTGGAGGTCATCCCCCGAACCCTGATCCAGAACTGTGGAGCTTCCACCATCCGAGTGCTGACATCCCTCAGG GCCAAACACACTCAGGACAACAGTGTGTCTTGGGGCGTCGATGGGGAAACTGGCAGCCTGTCTGATATGTCCACACTTGGCATCTGGGAGCCGCTTGCTGTTAAATCTCAGACGTACAAGACCGCTGTGGAG aCGGCCATCTTGTTGCTACGTATCGACGACATTGTGTCTGGCcataagaagaagaacaaagacGAGAATATGGGAGGACAAGGAGCCGAATAG
- the LOC108243892 gene encoding glycosylated lysosomal membrane protein — protein sequence MAAAAKGRGVGVRVFLVVFVFISCQSLIDGRNTYKRKLTVQLIHNPTSPPFGSDLLHVRAEGVNDTLHYLFYNQGAPTLLLVHTDSSSSTVKVNWTQFLDRNTSGGLTVEPQSSILYSSAVVFSRLWEYDDVNDTAEASDDFFPPYELQDFSWANVSLSGLTALVCGTAPNTMNGSLCLKLSAFDSEGRDESWPRLLHSANSSQLEVWLNGLLPRGNHSRFMLELQAVSGAYPLSRVDVRQSIDDEYTPSIFKIFQWVSSMNGSSDVLGFVQWKPVAYRKSHPVLEDATPCRHSDPRPQRGEETAASSVLIRAFYSDPEIMGLNVSFGLAGEPFYNSTMFLSWTMLVGVGSPPVDSFSPLVLTIMVVCLGTPLILLLLGGVFVFLYKKRKASTLGYEPVN from the exons ATGGCGGCTGCAGCGAAGGGGCGAGGTGTTGGAGTTCgtgtgtttttagttgtttttgtttttatttcgtGTCAAAGTTTGATTGACGGAAGAAATACGTACAAAAGAAAG CTGACGGTGCAGTTGATCCACAACCCAACCTCCCCTCCTTTTGGCAGCGACCTGCTCCATGTGAGAGCCGAGGGAGTAAACGACACGTTGCACTACCTGTTCTACAACCAGGGGGCGCCGACGCTGCTGCTCGTCCACACTGACTCCTCTTCTTCTACTGTCAAG GTGAACTGGACCCAGTTCTTGGATCGTAATACCAGCGGCGGCCTGACGGTGGAGCCACAGAGCAGCATCCTGTACAGCTCCGCTGTCGTCTTCAGTCGG CTGTGGGAGTACGATGACGTGAACGACACGGCCGAGGCCTCGGACGACTTTTTCCCTCCGTACGAGCTGCAGGACTTCAGCTGGGCGAACGTCAGCCTGTCGGGTTTGACGGCGCTGGTCTGTGGAACCGCCCCGAATACCATGAACGGATCGCTCTGCCTGAAG ttgTCAGCGTTTGACTCAGAGGGGCGTGACGAGTCATGGCCCCGCCTCCTACATTCTGCTAACTCCTCCCAGTTGGAGGTGTGGCTTAATGGCTTGCTGCCGCGGGGAAATCACTCCAGGTTTATGTTGGAGCTGCAGGCAGTGTCCGGGGCTTATCCTCTGAGCAGAGTGGACGTTCGCCAGTCCATCGATGACGAGTACACGCCGTCAATATTCAAG ATTTTTCAGTGGGTGTCGTCAATGAATGGCAGCTCAGACGTTCTGGGTTTTGTCCAGTGGAAGCCCGTGGCGTACCGCAAGTCCCACCCGGTGCTGGAGGATGCAACGCCGTGCCGTCACTCCGACCCTCGACCGCAGCGCGGCGAGGAAACGGCAGCGTCATCCGTTTTGATTCGGGCCTTCTACTCAGACCCAGAAATCATGGGACTTAACGTGAGCTTCGGTCTGGCAGGAGAACCTTTCTACAACAGCACCATGTTCCTCAGCTG GACGATGCTGGTGGGTGTCGGCTCTCCTCCCGTCGACTCGTTCTCTCCTCTGGTTCTCACCATCATGGTGGTGTGTTTGGGGACTCCCCTAATCCTCCTGCTGCTGGGCGGCGTCTTCGTCTTCCTCTATAAAAAGAGGAAAGCTTCAACGCTGGGCTACGAGCCAGTCAACTGA
- the jtb gene encoding protein JTB isoform X4 yields the protein MESDCRIPVTCCRPRVLLLHALFWVLVSLGVYGASLRSEVKTTALKPAAAPCWLTEEFVVSEACVPCSDFISTQMACRQTGYIERVNCTKSSKEEYKSCRSALMEEHLFWKFEAAMLALTALFAIMVVIRQRRLDRLASEKVRRQIESI from the exons ATGGAGAGCGACTGCCGGATCCCAGTTACCTGCTGTCGACCtcgagtcctcctcctccatgctCTGTTCTGGGTCCTCGTCTCGCTCGG agtgTATGGAGCATCTCTGCGGAGTGAAGTGAAAACTACAG CTTTGAAGCCCGCTGCCGCTCCCTGCTGGCTAACGGAGGAGTTTGTGGTGTCCGAGGCGTGCGTCCCCTGCAGTGACTTCATCTCT ACGCAGATGGCCTGCAGACAGACGGGATACATCGAGAGGGTCAACTGCACCAAGTCCAGCAAGGAAGAGTACAAAAG CTGCCGCTCGGCTCTGATGGAGGAACATCTCTTCTGGAAGTTTGAGGCAGCAATGTTGGCCCTGACGGCTCTCTTTGCCATCATGGTCGTCATCCGTCAGCGCCGGCTGGATCGCCTTGCATCAGAAAAGGTCCGCCGGCAGATTGAATCCATCTAG
- the jtb gene encoding protein JTB isoform X3 produces the protein MESDCRIPVTCCRPRVLLLHALFWVLVSLGVYGASLRSEVKTTALKPAAAPCWLTEEFVVSEACVPCSDFISKTQMACRQTGYIERVNCTKSSKEEYKSCRSALMEEHLFWKFEAAMLALTALFAIMVVIRQRRLDRLASEKVRRQIESI, from the exons ATGGAGAGCGACTGCCGGATCCCAGTTACCTGCTGTCGACCtcgagtcctcctcctccatgctCTGTTCTGGGTCCTCGTCTCGCTCGG agtgTATGGAGCATCTCTGCGGAGTGAAGTGAAAACTACAG CTTTGAAGCCCGCTGCCGCTCCCTGCTGGCTAACGGAGGAGTTTGTGGTGTCCGAGGCGTGCGTCCCCTGCAGTGACTTCATCTCT AAGACGCAGATGGCCTGCAGACAGACGGGATACATCGAGAGGGTCAACTGCACCAAGTCCAGCAAGGAAGAGTACAAAAG CTGCCGCTCGGCTCTGATGGAGGAACATCTCTTCTGGAAGTTTGAGGCAGCAATGTTGGCCCTGACGGCTCTCTTTGCCATCATGGTCGTCATCCGTCAGCGCCGGCTGGATCGCCTTGCATCAGAAAAGGTCCGCCGGCAGATTGAATCCATCTAG
- the jtb gene encoding protein JTB isoform X2 — MESDCRIPVTCCRPRVLLLHALFWVLVSLGVYGASLRSEVKTTAALKPAAAPCWLTEEFVVSEACVPCSDFISTQMACRQTGYIERVNCTKSSKEEYKSCRSALMEEHLFWKFEAAMLALTALFAIMVVIRQRRLDRLASEKVRRQIESI, encoded by the exons ATGGAGAGCGACTGCCGGATCCCAGTTACCTGCTGTCGACCtcgagtcctcctcctccatgctCTGTTCTGGGTCCTCGTCTCGCTCGG agtgTATGGAGCATCTCTGCGGAGTGAAGTGAAAACTACAG CAGCTTTGAAGCCCGCTGCCGCTCCCTGCTGGCTAACGGAGGAGTTTGTGGTGTCCGAGGCGTGCGTCCCCTGCAGTGACTTCATCTCT ACGCAGATGGCCTGCAGACAGACGGGATACATCGAGAGGGTCAACTGCACCAAGTCCAGCAAGGAAGAGTACAAAAG CTGCCGCTCGGCTCTGATGGAGGAACATCTCTTCTGGAAGTTTGAGGCAGCAATGTTGGCCCTGACGGCTCTCTTTGCCATCATGGTCGTCATCCGTCAGCGCCGGCTGGATCGCCTTGCATCAGAAAAGGTCCGCCGGCAGATTGAATCCATCTAG
- the jtb gene encoding protein JTB isoform X1: MESDCRIPVTCCRPRVLLLHALFWVLVSLGVYGASLRSEVKTTAALKPAAAPCWLTEEFVVSEACVPCSDFISKTQMACRQTGYIERVNCTKSSKEEYKSCRSALMEEHLFWKFEAAMLALTALFAIMVVIRQRRLDRLASEKVRRQIESI, translated from the exons ATGGAGAGCGACTGCCGGATCCCAGTTACCTGCTGTCGACCtcgagtcctcctcctccatgctCTGTTCTGGGTCCTCGTCTCGCTCGG agtgTATGGAGCATCTCTGCGGAGTGAAGTGAAAACTACAG CAGCTTTGAAGCCCGCTGCCGCTCCCTGCTGGCTAACGGAGGAGTTTGTGGTGTCCGAGGCGTGCGTCCCCTGCAGTGACTTCATCTCT AAGACGCAGATGGCCTGCAGACAGACGGGATACATCGAGAGGGTCAACTGCACCAAGTCCAGCAAGGAAGAGTACAAAAG CTGCCGCTCGGCTCTGATGGAGGAACATCTCTTCTGGAAGTTTGAGGCAGCAATGTTGGCCCTGACGGCTCTCTTTGCCATCATGGTCGTCATCCGTCAGCGCCGGCTGGATCGCCTTGCATCAGAAAAGGTCCGCCGGCAGATTGAATCCATCTAG
- the si:ch211-191i18.4 gene encoding uncharacterized protein si:ch211-191i18.4, which yields MKLNVCAVFLLLICCLQRVDCSLPDFTPAAAPLQEKVSVNSESIIVTSPKKNDFMRLPGVCRRLKRRRITILCNMEKFCWGWGWWRSQKIPHGQVCRCPQASRCSHFFIHSL from the exons ATGAAGCTGAATGTGTGTgcagtgtttctgctgctgatctGCTGTCTGCAGAGGGTCGACTGCAGCCTGCCAGACTTCACCCCCGCAGCAGCACCACTGCAG GAAAAGGTTTCTGTAAACTCAGAGTCAATCATCGTCACATCTCCAAAGAAGAATGACTTCATGCGACTTCCTGGAGTCTGCCGACGCCTGAAGAGACGCAGAATCACCATCCTG TGCAACATGGAGAAGTTCTGTTGGGGATGGGGTTGGTGGAGGAGTCAGAAAATTCCACACGGTCAGGTGTGTCGCTGCCCTCAAGCTTCCAGGTGTTCACATTTCTTTATTCACAGCCTctga